DNA sequence from the Dunckerocampus dactyliophorus isolate RoL2022-P2 chromosome 4, RoL_Ddac_1.1, whole genome shotgun sequence genome:
tatggaaatctttccagtagtcagtgtacagcttgtatagatttactatctactgaaaatgagtcaaagcacagccattattgtccaaGTAGCTGGCGACACAAGTGAGATGGAAAAAATATTTAGGCCTAAGGTCAAGCATCATGGTCGGTGGCCGCACAAGTGCTGCTAGCAAGAAGGAGCTGCAGTTTCCCCGAGCGAGGGATCAAGcgctgcttcacaatgtcacgaTACATGCTGGagttcatgtttcccctcaatgaaccgcagatCCCCactgccggcagcactcatgcatcaCCAGACTGACGCTACCGTCACCATGTGCGACTGTAGGCGAGACACAATTACAGTACGTGGCAGCGATGGGTGTTAAACAACCCGCTCAAGTAGTGCACTTGACGCCatgagaaaatactgtaaatttgGGCTGTGTTTATTTCGACAAGCGTGTAAGAATGACACGACCTGTAGCTGAGTCACTCCGCGTGTTACCATGACTTCCTGCACAGGTTGACACCGACAGACACTCAAGCGCGTTGCTTATTCAGACATTTGCCTCCACAGCAGGCAAGTCAGCCACACCTCAAGGTCTTATTTCCTCAAATCTGCAGCCAGAGTCAGCAGGCTAACTCGACATGCACTGCAACTTCACGGGGACGCTGCTCGTCAGCGTGCTCCCCACAGTTTTGTCCATAGAGTTTATTTTGGGGGCACTGAGCAACGGCCTGGCCCTGTGGATCTTCTGCTTCCACCTGCGGCCCTGGAAGAGCAGCACGGTGCTGCTCTTCAACCTGGCCATGGCCGACTTCCTGCTCAACATGATTTTGCCCTTCCGCGCCAGCTACTACAACTCGGGCATCAAGTGGAGATTTGGGAAAACGCTCTGCAACATTTCACAGTTCATGCTGGCCCTCAACCGCACGGGCAGCACCCTCTTCCTGATGGCCATCGCGTTGGACCGCTACATCCGCGTGGTGCACCCGCACCACTCCATCAACTCCCTGAGCCCCTCCAAGGCCATGTGCGGAGCGGTCGTGCTCTGGCTGGTCACCGTCTGCATGACTGCCAACGCCTTGACCCTGCAGAACTTCCGCTCAGACTATTGCGAGAGCTTCCTGGTGGAAACCTCGGCCAAGGGGAACCGGCTGTGGCACAAATTCAACTTTCTCTTTTCCTGCTGGATGCCTCTGCTGGTCATCCTGTTCTGCACCATTCGCATCATCTGTCAGCTGAAAGGAAGACAGCTGAGCCAGCACGGGAAGATCAAGAAGGCGCTGTGGTTCAtcacggtggtggtggtggtcttcATCGTATGCTTCCTGCCCAGCAACATTGCACAGCTTCTCATTTGGATCGAAACCCAAGAGGCCCTCAAGACCCTGCCGGAGTCGGAGGTGTGCGCCGCCATGGACAACCTGACCGTGGTCTTCTACATGACCGTCAGCCTCACCTATCTCAACAGCGCCCTGGACCCCGTCGTCTACTACTTCTCCAGCCCGACCTTCAAGAACATCTGCAGGAAGTCGCTCCACCTGCCGCAGGCTGAAACCACCGAAAGCACAGAGAAGAGGACCCGAGAAACTGGATCGCACTCGTGTAGCCAGATTTAGCAAGCAAAATCTACAACTCTTGATGTTTCCTGTCAGACGTAAGAAGTTCACACCACCGTAATATGTCATGTCAAAGAGAGCCTATGTCATGTCACCTGCACTTTCACTGCTATTCTTCTATCTCATCTCATTATTCATTAAAATGACTTTTCAAGCACAACCCGCCTCGTGTCTGTTGTGCACACATTGaatgtgtatttgttttatctTCTTTTGATGGTTTTATGTGTGGTGTTTTTTGTAAACGTACGTCTGTTTTATGGTACCTGCTTGAGGACAACAGGTGAAATTTACCCATTGCAGCTAATTCTGGCGTATTTACTGATGCTTTTGCTCATGTTGATTAATATGCACTGTCCCAATTAAATCAAATCGATGGATtccacacattccaaaaacaagcatgtgaGGTTGCCgaccctaaattgtccgtagatatgaatgagtgtgaatggttgtctgtctatacgtgccctgccattggcaggcgaccagcatagaaaatgggtggatgggtggtgTTAATGTAAGAGActcaaaccaatccaatgcaGGTTGAAGAAGTCGTTAAATACGATTGACTACGTACAAAACACAGGCcagtacatttttattgtaatcatttattttcatgcatCTAAAATCTGGATTAGTATATTTCCTGATTATCCAAATAccatacaaatattttatttgattttttttttcccaattatttttttgtggacAAAGTCAAATATGAAACGATGGATTACTTTTTGTTCTTAAGTtttaaaatgcctttttttttgtcacctgcaaaaaaaaaaaagtgtatatgtgtgtatatatatttcatttttggggagtctttgatttcccccctctatagggtgatcattttcatttctatctaattatgtggcatcattttgttactaatacatcacccacttattatcaggaaagatattcaagatcattttcccccagtttagatctgatgtgttttcaaagtgttcctttaatttttttgagcagtgtatatatatatatatatatatatatatatatatatatatatacacacacgtttttatttttatatttatttattcatttttttacatcagaacttttttttttgtaacttgttaaatatttttgggCCCTGATCATGCTGActgttaatttttgtttttatttaatgaatatGCTACCGGCCAACAAAAAACGAGCTGTGAAAAATATACCACATGCTCCAAACTGTGTGCTTTCCCTTCTGAAGTGATGTTGCTTCACTAAAAACTTCacccaagaagaaaaaaaaaaatccttaataaGAGCTGCACACTTCCTCTCTCAGTGCTTCATCACAATCACACA
Encoded proteins:
- the LOC129180395 gene encoding hydroxycarboxylic acid receptor 2-like — protein: MHCNFTGTLLVSVLPTVLSIEFILGALSNGLALWIFCFHLRPWKSSTVLLFNLAMADFLLNMILPFRASYYNSGIKWRFGKTLCNISQFMLALNRTGSTLFLMAIALDRYIRVVHPHHSINSLSPSKAMCGAVVLWLVTVCMTANALTLQNFRSDYCESFLVETSAKGNRLWHKFNFLFSCWMPLLVILFCTIRIICQLKGRQLSQHGKIKKALWFITVVVVVFIVCFLPSNIAQLLIWIETQEALKTLPESEVCAAMDNLTVVFYMTVSLTYLNSALDPVVYYFSSPTFKNICRKSLHLPQAETTESTEKRTRETGSHSCSQI